One window from the genome of Amycolatopsis sp. NBC_01480 encodes:
- a CDS encoding metal-dependent hydrolase, translating to MSAEPIQHEQIVLHARDVEFDWAALPMHWVPGEPQATHTINVLHIALPEGERWFVEVFKQAVPLIRDARLKEDVLGFIGQEAMHAEAHDGAAEHLEAAGLHVRPYVAQMEWLFRKLLGDRDPRGRTRRPGQSEEEWLIERLGLIAAIEHYTAFLGQWVLDAKALDEAGADPTMLDLLRWHGAEEVEHRSVAYDLFCHLDGRYSRRVRSMAVVTPALFWVFARGTRFLMANDPSRPGKASLRGYLNAAKKGLLPGPRDLLREIRPYFRKSYHPTETGNTDQAVAYLASSPAAQAADAPK from the coding sequence GTGAGCGCGGAGCCGATCCAGCACGAGCAGATCGTGCTGCACGCGCGCGACGTCGAGTTCGACTGGGCCGCACTGCCGATGCACTGGGTGCCCGGCGAACCGCAGGCCACGCACACCATCAACGTCCTGCACATCGCGCTGCCCGAGGGCGAGCGCTGGTTCGTCGAGGTGTTCAAGCAGGCCGTGCCGCTGATCCGCGACGCGCGGCTCAAGGAGGACGTGCTCGGCTTCATCGGCCAGGAGGCCATGCACGCCGAGGCCCACGACGGCGCCGCTGAGCACCTCGAAGCCGCGGGACTGCACGTCCGGCCGTACGTCGCGCAGATGGAGTGGCTGTTCCGCAAGCTGCTGGGGGATCGCGACCCGCGCGGGCGGACGCGACGGCCCGGGCAGTCCGAAGAGGAGTGGCTGATCGAGCGGCTCGGGCTGATCGCAGCGATCGAGCACTACACGGCGTTCCTCGGCCAATGGGTGCTGGACGCGAAGGCGCTCGACGAAGCGGGCGCCGACCCGACGATGCTCGACCTGCTGCGCTGGCACGGCGCGGAGGAGGTCGAGCACCGTTCCGTGGCGTACGACCTGTTCTGCCACCTCGACGGCCGCTACTCGCGACGGGTGCGGAGCATGGCCGTGGTGACGCCCGCGTTGTTCTGGGTTTTCGCGCGCGGCACGCGGTTCCTGATGGCGAACGACCCGTCCCGGCCCGGGAAGGCGTCCTTGCGCGGATACCTGAACGCGGCGAAGAAAGGACTCCTGCCGGGCCCGCGCGACCTGCTGCGGGAGATCCGGCCGTACTTCCGGAAGTCCTATCACCCCACGGAAACCGGCAACACCGACCAGGCCGTCGCGTACCTCGCCAGCTCGCCCGCGGCGCAGGCGGCCGACGCGCCGAAGTGA
- a CDS encoding PDR/VanB family oxidoreductase — translation MSTPDFPPRLDGSGRRDRLMSTLIGVTAAYRRLADRSGRSRPPVREVDRNLELLVEAVREEADGVVSLRLARPSGGPLPGWRPGAHLDLNLPSGRLRQYSLCGDPEDPSYYRVAVRRIGTASSEVHTLRPGTKVVVRGPRNAFPFVAAPDYLFVAGGIGITPILPMVHRAAASGAGWRLVYTGRDRASMPFLDELADLPEDRVWIRPDTEYGIPASGAELLEGVPDGASVYCCGPVPMITGVRVDLALTGAAAVYFERFSTPPIVGGQPYQVRLRRTGVTLDVPADRSTLDVVRERLPDVPYSCRQGFCGTCAVPTPDGGSVRICVDRGPAVLEL, via the coding sequence GTGAGCACGCCCGACTTCCCGCCGAGGCTCGACGGCAGCGGGCGGCGCGACCGGCTGATGTCCACGCTGATCGGGGTGACCGCGGCCTACCGCAGGCTCGCCGACCGGTCCGGGCGCAGCCGCCCGCCCGTGCGCGAGGTCGACCGGAACCTGGAACTGCTGGTGGAGGCCGTGCGCGAGGAGGCCGACGGCGTGGTCAGCCTTCGGCTGGCGCGCCCGTCCGGCGGGCCGCTGCCGGGCTGGCGGCCGGGCGCGCATCTGGACCTGAACCTGCCTTCGGGACGGCTGCGGCAGTACTCGCTGTGCGGCGACCCCGAGGACCCGTCGTACTACCGCGTGGCGGTGCGGCGGATCGGGACGGCTTCGTCGGAGGTGCACACGCTGCGGCCGGGCACGAAGGTGGTGGTGCGCGGGCCACGTAACGCTTTCCCGTTCGTCGCCGCGCCGGACTACCTCTTCGTGGCCGGCGGCATCGGGATCACGCCGATCCTGCCGATGGTGCACCGCGCGGCCGCGAGCGGCGCCGGCTGGCGGCTGGTCTACACCGGACGAGACCGCGCGTCGATGCCGTTCCTGGACGAGCTGGCGGACCTGCCGGAGGACCGCGTGTGGATCCGGCCGGACACGGAGTACGGGATCCCCGCGTCGGGCGCGGAGCTGCTGGAAGGCGTGCCGGACGGCGCTTCGGTGTACTGCTGCGGGCCGGTGCCGATGATCACCGGCGTACGCGTGGACCTGGCGCTCACCGGCGCGGCGGCGGTGTACTTCGAACGGTTCTCGACGCCGCCGATCGTCGGCGGGCAGCCGTACCAAGTGCGGCTGCGGCGCACCGGCGTGACGCTGGACGTGCCCGCGGACCGCTCGACCCTGGACGTGGTGCGCGAACGGCTGCCGGACGTGCCCTACTCCTGTCGCCAGGGCTTCTGCGGCACCTGCGCGGTGCCCACCCCGGACGGCGGATCGGTGCGGATCTGCGTGGACCGCGGACCCGCCGTCCTGGAGCTCTGA
- a CDS encoding YciI family protein, which yields MAWYLVEIRYVQEKLAEVRPRHREYLSGHAAEGRVAVAGPLGDGTGGLTLWQAEDEAALTELINTDPYYLEGVIAERSVREFNPVLGAWLPQGS from the coding sequence ATGGCCTGGTACCTCGTCGAAATCCGTTACGTACAGGAGAAGCTGGCCGAGGTCCGGCCCCGTCACCGCGAGTACCTGTCCGGCCACGCCGCCGAGGGCCGGGTCGCGGTCGCGGGCCCGCTCGGCGACGGCACCGGCGGCCTCACGCTCTGGCAGGCCGAGGACGAGGCCGCGCTCACCGAGCTGATCAACACCGACCCGTACTACCTCGAGGGCGTGATCGCCGAGCGCTCGGTGCGCGAGTTCAACCCGGTGCTCGGGGCCTGGCTGCCTCAGGGCTCGTGA
- a CDS encoding SigE family RNA polymerase sigma factor, with product MLEGNAERSVEATLGHLRTIDGPVAVQPPAAPLNLEDLYRQHRMRLVRLAILLVDEPATAEDVVQEAFTGLHRNWGRLRDAAAAVGYLRTAVVNGSRSVLRRRKTAREYVPPHAVNARSAESLAMLSSEHQAVVSALSKLPPRQREVLVLRYYGGLSEAEISEAAGISKGTVKSTASRALEALQKAMQTQK from the coding sequence ATGCTGGAGGGCAACGCGGAACGCAGCGTCGAGGCGACCCTCGGCCACCTGCGGACCATCGACGGACCGGTCGCGGTGCAGCCGCCGGCCGCGCCGCTGAACCTGGAGGACCTGTACCGCCAGCACCGGATGCGGCTGGTCCGGCTGGCGATCCTGCTGGTCGACGAGCCGGCCACGGCCGAGGACGTGGTGCAGGAGGCCTTCACCGGGCTGCACCGGAACTGGGGCCGGCTTCGTGACGCGGCCGCGGCCGTCGGCTACCTGCGCACTGCCGTGGTCAACGGATCGCGCAGCGTGCTGCGCCGGCGCAAGACCGCGCGTGAGTACGTGCCGCCGCACGCGGTGAACGCCCGTTCGGCGGAAAGCCTCGCCATGCTGTCCAGCGAGCACCAGGCCGTGGTCAGCGCGCTTTCGAAGCTGCCGCCGCGCCAGCGCGAGGTGCTGGTGCTGCGGTACTACGGCGGGCTGAGCGAGGCGGAGATCTCCGAGGCCGCCGGCATCTCCAAGGGCACGGTCAAATCGACGGCCAGCCGGGCCCTGGAGGCGCTCCAGAAGGCCATGCAGACCCAGAAGTGA
- the nagA gene encoding N-acetylglucosamine-6-phosphate deacetylase: MLGDVKHAADFVITGGRVAAPDRVLDDGWLSVADGRIAAVGTGTPPGGPELPRVDVGGALVVPGFIDTHCHGGGGGSFSTVDPDEMLTAVRAHRRHGTTTTLASLVSDPVDLLTEQIAALRELVQDGELAGIHLEGPFISRARCGAHDPDTLLEPDTGTVEKLLRAGHGAIRMVTLAPELNGGVKAVRQLAESGVTAAIGHTDGVADQLVPAIDAGATVATHLFNGMRPLHHREPGPVGVLLDDERVTVELICDLVHLHPTVVRLAASHAGRGRTVLITDAMSATDAADGRYNLGRLEVDVHDGVATLADNGSLAGSTLTMDNAFRNLVKGAKLGVLDAVRATSGRPAELLGVADRTGSLRPGLAADVVVMDDDLRPVKVLRRGEWVAEVGRATLST; encoded by the coding sequence ATGCTGGGCGACGTGAAGCACGCCGCAGACTTCGTCATCACGGGCGGCCGGGTCGCCGCCCCGGACCGCGTACTCGACGACGGCTGGCTGTCCGTCGCCGACGGGCGGATCGCCGCAGTGGGCACGGGCACGCCGCCGGGCGGCCCCGAACTCCCGCGCGTCGACGTGGGCGGGGCGCTGGTTGTCCCCGGGTTCATCGACACGCACTGCCACGGTGGTGGCGGCGGCTCGTTCTCCACGGTGGACCCGGACGAGATGCTCACCGCGGTGCGCGCGCACCGCCGGCACGGCACCACGACCACGCTGGCCAGCCTGGTGTCCGACCCCGTCGACCTGCTGACCGAGCAGATCGCGGCCCTGCGCGAGCTGGTGCAGGACGGCGAGCTGGCCGGCATCCACCTGGAGGGCCCGTTCATCTCGCGCGCCCGCTGCGGCGCGCACGACCCGGACACCCTGCTCGAACCGGACACCGGCACGGTGGAGAAGCTGCTGCGCGCGGGCCACGGCGCGATCCGCATGGTCACCCTCGCGCCGGAGCTGAACGGCGGCGTCAAGGCCGTCCGGCAGCTCGCCGAATCGGGCGTGACCGCGGCGATCGGGCACACGGACGGTGTCGCCGACCAGCTGGTCCCGGCCATCGACGCGGGCGCCACGGTGGCCACGCACCTGTTCAACGGCATGCGCCCGCTGCACCACCGCGAGCCGGGCCCGGTGGGCGTGCTGCTGGACGACGAGCGCGTGACGGTCGAGCTGATCTGCGACCTCGTCCACCTGCACCCGACCGTGGTGCGCTTGGCCGCGTCCCACGCCGGCCGCGGCCGCACGGTGCTGATCACCGACGCCATGTCGGCCACCGACGCCGCCGACGGCCGCTACAACCTGGGCCGCCTGGAGGTCGACGTCCACGACGGCGTCGCCACCCTCGCCGATAACGGCTCTCTGGCCGGCAGCACCTTGACGATGGACAACGCCTTCCGCAACCTGGTGAAGGGTGCGAAACTCGGTGTCCTCGACGCCGTCCGGGCGACCTCCGGGCGTCCCGCCGAGCTGCTCGGCGTCGCGGACCGCACCGGCTCGCTGCGCCCCGGCCTGGCCGCCGACGTGGTCGTGATGGACGACGACCTGCGCCCGGTGAAGGTGCTCCGCCGGGGCGAATGGGTCGCCGAGGTCGGCCGGGCTACCTTGAGCACGTAA